The genomic window GCATGTTAATATAGGTACGATAGGGCACATAGATCATGGTAAGACGACGTTGACGGCGGCGATAACGAAGCATTTGGCGAAGAAGGGGATGGCCGAATATGTAGCATAT from Desulfomonilia bacterium includes these protein-coding regions:
- a CDS encoding GTP-binding protein, with amino-acid sequence MAKEVFKRTKPHVNIGTIGHIDHGKTTLTAAITKHLAKKGMAEYVAY